From Fundulus heteroclitus isolate FHET01 unplaced genomic scaffold, MU-UCD_Fhet_4.1 scaffold_42, whole genome shotgun sequence, one genomic window encodes:
- the LOC118560304 gene encoding zinc finger MYM-type protein 1-like: MSSNITYQLFSSSNLHTLGCLNIFVISYVPYLLCCITDDSGRREDELVEVDSAVVEDLGTVETGPARAKLKEYPLTTFGLQRRAFLPKWFETFEWLEYSANRNAAFCFSCRLFGKQVSRVNKDMITSSVGFLNWKRALDSFREYDTCSGHKASMLAWKNYKVSSSQGSVVERMHVANVDQIVERREYLRRITAVISFLGKQGLTFCGHDEKESSDNQGNFLEIMTFLEKFDPFLQSYTPPAHSTYLSAGSQNEMIQCCAEEVTVPIIEDMKHSKMNAVMADEARDGHVEQLAVCVRYVGCENTVKESFLELKSLKSFDARSITETIEEVLKSKGLQDLRCVAQAYDGASIMSGAVRGVQAQFRVKHPEAVYVHCYAHELNLVLCHTCRAVPEAVDFFDTLESVYCFFSVSLVNHLSFSDTQKALSLEKTELVQLSKT, from the coding sequence TTGTTTGAACATATTTGTAATAAGTTATGTGCCGTATCTGTTGTGTTGCATCACAGATGATTCAGGGAGGAGAGAGGATGAGTTAGTCGAGGTCGATAGTGCTGTAGTGGAAGATTTAGGAACTGTAGAAACAGGCCCAGCCAGAGCAAAACTCAAAGAATACCCTCTCACCACCTTTGGACTACAGAGAAGGGCCTTCCTGCCAAAATGGTTTGAGACATTTGAGTGGTTAGAGTACTCTGCTAACCGAAATGCAGCCTTCTGCTTCTCATGCAGGCTCTTTGGGAAACAAGTGTCTAGAGTAAATAAAGATATGATAACCAGCTCTGTTGGATTTTTAAACTGGAAACGAGCTTTGGACAGCTTTAGAGAGTATGATACTTGTTCAGGACACAAAGCTTCAATGCTTGCTTGGAAGaattacaaagtcagttcaTCACAAGGCAGTGTTGTTGAGAGAATGCATGTGGCCAATGTTGACCAGATAGTTGAAAGAAGAGAATACCTCCGTCGTATCACTGCTGTCATTAGCTTTTTGGGAAAGCAAGGCCTCACATTCTGTGGCCATGATGAGAAAGAGTCCTCTGACAATCAGGGAAATTTCTTAGAGATAATGACATTTCTGGAGAAATTCGACCCCTTTCTCCAAAGCTACACACCTCCTGCGCATTCCACATATCTCTCTGCAGGCTCTCAGAATGAAATGATACAATGTTGTGCGGAGGAAGTTACTGTCCCCATTATTGAAGACATGAAGCATTCAAAAATGAATGCAGTGATGGCTGATGAGGCTCGAGATGGTCATGTGGAACAGCTTGCTGTGTGTGTTCGTTATGTGGGATGTGAGAACACTGTCAAAGAAAGTTTTCTGGAACTTAAAAGTCTGAAGTCTTTCGATGCGCGTTCCATCACAGAGACAATTGAAGAAGTTTTAAAATCCAAAGGCCTGCAAGACCTGCGATGCGTGGCTCAGGCTTACGATGGGGCCTCCATCATGAGCGGTGCTGTTCGGGGTGTTCAGGCTCAATTTCGCGTGAAGCATCCAGAAGCAGTGTATGTGCACTGCTATGCACATGAACTGAATTTGGTGCTTTGTCACACTTGTAGGGCTGTGCCAGAAGCCGTAGATTTCTTCGACACACTGGAGAGTGTGTACTGTTTCTTCAGTGTGTCTTTAGTAAATCATCTGTCTTTCTCTGACACGCAAAAAGCCTTGAGCTTAGAGAAGACTGAGCTTGTACAGCTCTCGAAGACGTGA
- the tmem71 gene encoding transmembrane protein 71, which yields MALFFSGAVTSSPVKRRLRGNRSCQSLDASLLSPDSSYVCFSSPDAGSPCCCRRSPRLLTNGYYDVTEDSFCLDQDGNVSLTGCRASVSYKENLVRVFRRRRRPRRSLVSLLSDVTESCHSWLDQNVFRGMLGTGHRQNPDPDQDLDLDWAQVSQEGPSPSPLDESLWSEPTGAGLEDSWSFTYDPTEAPPPPDKEAAKLLIQEEICSEICESKQRFTQPSLGGLAEVPPPPAFYSRCRQAAPEPTGLTMKALLLITLCIFLLGVLYSGCLRWSAAATSAMFLVMSSVMFVTKSGPMGEWRRAKTEDITSRNE from the exons ATGGCCCTGTTCTTCTCTGGAGCCGTAACAA GCTCGCCAGTAAAGCGGAGGCTGCGTGGGAACCGCTCCTGTCAGAG CCTGGACGCCTCCCTCCTGTCGCCCGACTCCTCGTACGTCTGCTTCTCCTCGCCGGACGCCGGGTCTccctgctgctgccgccgctcGCCGCGCCTCCTCACCAACGGCTACTACGACGTCACCGAGGACAGCTTCTGCCTGGACCAGGACGGCAACGTGTCGCTGACGGGCTGCAGGGCCAGCGTGTCCTACAAGGAGAACCTGGTCAG AGTCTTCAGACGCAGACGGAGACCTCGCCGGTCGCTGGTCTCTCTGCTCAGCGACGTCACAGAGAGCTGCCACTCATGGCTGGACCAGAACGTCTTCAGAGGGATGCTGGGAACGGGACACAGGCAGAACCCGGACCCGGATcaggacctggacctggactgGGCCCAGGTCAGCCAGGAGGGACCGTCTCCGTCTCCTCTGGACGAGTCTCTGTGGTCGGAACCGACCGGCGCCGGGCTGGAGGACAGCTGGAGCTTCACGTACG ATCCCACcgaagctccgcctcctccaGACAAAGAAGCTGCGAAGCTCCTGATCCAGGAGGAGATCTGCTCCGAGATCTGCGAGTCCAAGCAGCGCTTCACCCAGCCGTCGCTGGGCGGCCTCGCTGAAGTCCCGCCCCCTCCTGCTTTCTACAGCCGCTGCCGTCAGGCCGCCCCTGAGCCCACAG GGCTGACGATGAAGGCTCTCCTCCTCATCACCCTCTGCATCTTCCTCCTCGGAGTGCTCTACTCAGG GTGTTTACGGTGGAGCGCAGCAGCGACGTCCGCCATGTTTCTGGTGATGTCATCAGTGATGT TCGTGACGAAGTCCGGTCCGATGGGCGAGTGGCGGCGCGCCAAAACAGAG GACATCACGTCCAGAAACGAGTAG
- the LOC118560358 gene encoding tripartite motif-containing protein 16-like: protein MEQNQLDRETFSCSICLDLLKDPVTIPCGHSYCMKCIKNFWDEEDQKGIHSCPQCRKTFLPSPELSKNTMLAALVEQLKKTGLQAAPADLCYAGPEDVACDSCSGRKLKAIKSCLFCLASYCEKHLQPHYDSAAFKKHKLVEPSKNLQENICSRHDEVMKMFCRTDQKCICLICLMDEHKGHDTVSAAAERTERQRELEVRRENIQQRIQDREKDVKLLQQELEAIKHSADKTVEDSEKIFTQLIRLIQKRSSDVKQQIRSQQETEGSRVKELQEKLEQEITELKRKDAELKQLSDTEDHNQFLHNYPSLSALSESTHSSSIKIRPLSYFEDVTAAVSELRDQLQDILGDAWTNISLRLTEVDVSLSEPEPKSRAGFLRYSCEITLDPNTAYRKLLLSEGNRKVTKMKQPQSDSSHPDRFTDCPQVLSRESLTGRCYWEVERRERVYVAVAYKNISRAGGWNECGFGANDKSWALDCYQGGYQFGHNNIWTSISGPGSSRVGVYLDHRAGILSFYSVSETMTLLHRVQTTFTQPLHAGIRVWIIKGSAEFCKPR, encoded by the coding sequence atggagcagaaccagctggaccgagaaaccttctcctgttcgatctgtctggatctactgaaggatccggtgactattccctgtggacacagctactgtatgaagtgtattaaaaacttctgggatgaagaggatcagaaaggaatccacagctgccctcagtgcaggaAAACTTTTCTACCGAGCCCTGAGCTGAGtaaaaacaccatgttagcagctttagtggagcagctgaagaagactggactccaagctgctcctgctgatctctgctatgctggacctgaagatgtggcctgtgattcctgctctggaagaaaactgaaagccatcaaGTCCTGTTTATTCTGTCTGGCCTCTTACtgtgagaaacaccttcagcctcattatgattcagctgcatttaagaaacacaagctggtggagccctccaagaacctccaggagaacatctgctctcgtcatgatgaggtgatgaagatgttctgtcgtactgatcagaagtgtatctgtcttatctgtttaatggatgaacataaaggccacgacacagtgtcagctgcagcagaaaggactgagaggcagagagagctggaggtgagacgagaaaacatccagcagagaatccaggacagagagaaagatgtgaagctgcttcaacaggagctggaggccatcaagcactctgctgataaaacagtggaggacagtgagaagatcttcactcagctgatccgtctcatccagaaaagaagctctgatgtgaagcagcagatcagatcccagcaggaaactgaagggagtcgagtcaaagagcttcaggagaagctggagcaggagatcactgagctgaagaggaaagacgctgagctgaagcagctctcagacacagaggatcacaaccagtttctccacaactacccctcactgtcagcactcagtgagtctacacactcatccagcatcaagatccgtcctctgagctactttgaggatgtgacagcagctgtgtcagagctcagagaccaactacaggacatcctgggagacgcatggacaaacatctcactgagactcactgaggtggatgtttcactgtcagaaccagaaccaaagagcagagctggattcttgagatattcatgtgaaatcacactggatccaaacacagcatACAGGAAGCTGTTACTATCAGAGgggaacaggaaggtgacaaaGATGAAACAACCTCAGTCTGATTctagtcatccagacagattcactgATTGTCCTCAGGTTctgagtagagagagtctgactggacgttgttactgggaggtggagaggagagagagagtttatgtagcagtcgcatacaagaatatcagcagagcaggaggaTGGAATGAATGTGGATTTGGAGCTAATGACAAATCTTGGGCATTAGATTGTTACCAAGGAGGTTATCAATTTGGTCACAACAACATCTGGACCTCCATCTCaggtcctggttcctccagagtaggagtgtacctggatcacagagcaggtattctgtccttctacagcgtctctgaaaccatgactctcctccacagagtccagaccaccttcACTCAGCCGCTACATGCTGGAATTAGGGTTTGGATCATTAAaggttctgctgagttctgtaAACCCAGATAG